In Microbulbifer celer, a single window of DNA contains:
- a CDS encoding YqiA/YcfP family alpha/beta fold hydrolase: MPISNTESGRPLLIYLHGFLSSPQSYKCQLLKQWLQQERPDVIFYTPLISPYPGEAAESLGHLLEELVRTHNGPVGLAGSSMGGFWSTWLAEQHGLPAVLINPAVHPARLMPKHLEQDLQPYSGELQTYRLRQRDVDTLLELEQSLPTPLEGRYWLLAQRGDETLDCREAEQFYRGQRHTIEEGGDHSFQGFARHMSALVDFLFPNH; encoded by the coding sequence ATGCCAATATCGAATACCGAATCCGGGCGGCCGCTGCTGATCTATCTGCACGGCTTCCTGTCCTCACCGCAATCCTACAAGTGCCAGCTGCTGAAACAATGGCTGCAGCAGGAGCGGCCCGACGTCATCTTCTATACACCGCTGATCTCTCCCTATCCCGGTGAAGCGGCCGAGTCTCTGGGACACCTGCTGGAAGAGCTTGTGCGTACCCATAACGGCCCCGTGGGCCTGGCGGGCAGCTCCATGGGTGGGTTCTGGAGTACCTGGCTGGCGGAGCAGCACGGATTGCCGGCGGTGTTGATCAATCCCGCGGTGCATCCCGCGCGCCTGATGCCCAAGCATCTGGAGCAGGATCTGCAGCCCTACAGCGGCGAGCTGCAGACTTACCGCCTCCGGCAACGGGATGTGGACACATTGCTCGAACTCGAGCAGTCTTTACCCACCCCGCTTGAAGGGCGCTACTGGTTGTTGGCGCAACGCGGCGATGAAACCCTAGACTGTCGCGAAGCGGAACAGTTTTACCGGGGGCAGCGCCATACCATCGAGGAGGGTGGCGATCACAGCTTTCAGGGATTTGCCCGCCATATGAGCGCACTGGTAGATTTCCTGTTTCCGAATCATTGA
- the parE gene encoding DNA topoisomerase IV subunit B codes for MAKYSAEDIEVLTGLDPVKKRPGMYTDTTRPNHLAQEVIDNSVDEALAGHAKKIEVVLHKDHSISVSDDGRGMPVDIHPEQGRPGVEVILSTLHAGGKFSNKNYQFSGGLHGVGVSVVNALSQMLEVTIQRDGQVHRIGFQNGDKASDLEVIGDCGKRTTGTSIRFMPNPQYFDSPKFSVPRLRHLLRAKAVLCPGLTVTFINEQDGESDQWYYEDGLKDYLAAANQGWEVLPAEPFVGTFSAETEAADWAVQWLPEGGEVTAESYVNLIPTAQGGTHVNGLRSGLLDAMREYCEIRNLLPRGVKLGPEDIWAQCSYVLSAKLADPQFSGQTKERLSSREATAFVSGVAKDAFALWLNQHTEDGDKLAELCISNAQKRLRSAKKVARKKVTQGPALPGKLADCSSGDASRSELFLVEGDSAGGSAKQARDREYQAIMPLRGKILNTWEVDSSEIFSNQEVHDIAVALGVDPASDNLEGLRYNKICILADADSDGLHIATLLCALFLRHFRPLVTNGHVFVAMPPLYRIDIGKETYYALDDAERQGILDRIAAEKKKGKIQVTRFKGLGEMNPLQLRETTMDPNTRRLVQLYVDAGDDCNQLLDMLLAKKRAGDRKQWLENKGNLAEVS; via the coding sequence ATGGCCAAATATTCCGCAGAAGATATTGAGGTATTGACGGGGCTGGACCCGGTGAAAAAGCGCCCGGGCATGTACACCGATACCACCCGGCCCAACCACTTGGCCCAGGAAGTGATCGACAACAGTGTCGACGAAGCCCTCGCCGGCCACGCGAAGAAAATCGAGGTGGTTCTGCACAAAGATCACTCGATCTCCGTCAGTGATGACGGTCGCGGCATGCCGGTGGATATTCACCCGGAACAGGGGCGCCCGGGGGTGGAAGTCATCCTCTCGACCTTGCATGCCGGGGGTAAGTTTTCCAACAAGAACTATCAGTTCTCTGGCGGGCTGCACGGCGTGGGGGTGTCCGTGGTCAACGCGCTGTCGCAGATGCTGGAAGTGACCATTCAACGGGATGGCCAGGTGCATCGCATCGGCTTCCAGAATGGCGACAAGGCATCGGATCTGGAAGTCATCGGCGATTGCGGCAAACGCACCACCGGTACCAGTATCCGTTTTATGCCGAATCCCCAGTACTTTGATTCGCCCAAATTTTCCGTGCCGCGCCTGCGTCACCTGCTGCGGGCCAAAGCGGTACTGTGTCCCGGCCTCACAGTGACGTTTATCAATGAGCAGGATGGCGAATCGGATCAGTGGTACTACGAAGACGGCCTCAAGGACTACCTCGCCGCTGCCAACCAGGGGTGGGAAGTACTGCCTGCAGAACCGTTTGTGGGCACTTTCAGTGCCGAAACCGAAGCCGCGGATTGGGCGGTACAGTGGCTGCCGGAAGGTGGTGAGGTCACTGCAGAATCCTACGTCAACCTGATTCCCACTGCCCAGGGCGGGACCCATGTGAATGGCTTGCGCTCCGGCCTGCTGGATGCCATGCGCGAGTACTGCGAGATTCGCAACCTGTTACCGCGTGGAGTAAAACTCGGGCCGGAAGATATCTGGGCCCAGTGCAGTTACGTGCTCTCCGCCAAGCTGGCCGACCCTCAGTTTTCCGGGCAGACCAAGGAACGGCTCAGCTCCCGTGAGGCCACCGCCTTTGTCTCCGGTGTGGCGAAAGATGCTTTCGCGCTGTGGCTGAATCAGCACACGGAGGATGGAGACAAGCTCGCCGAACTCTGTATCAGCAATGCGCAGAAAAGATTGCGCTCGGCGAAAAAAGTCGCGCGCAAGAAAGTCACCCAGGGACCCGCACTGCCGGGCAAACTCGCCGACTGTTCCAGTGGCGATGCCTCCCGCTCGGAGCTGTTCCTGGTAGAGGGTGACTCTGCCGGCGGTTCCGCCAAACAGGCCCGCGACCGCGAATATCAGGCGATCATGCCCCTGCGCGGCAAAATCCTGAACACCTGGGAAGTGGACTCCAGTGAGATTTTTTCCAACCAGGAAGTACACGATATCGCCGTTGCCCTGGGGGTGGACCCGGCCAGCGACAACCTGGAAGGTCTGCGCTACAACAAGATCTGTATTCTTGCGGATGCGGACTCCGACGGCCTGCATATTGCCACCTTGTTGTGTGCCCTGTTCCTGCGCCACTTCCGTCCGCTGGTCACCAATGGCCACGTGTTTGTCGCCATGCCGCCGCTGTACCGGATCGATATCGGCAAGGAAACCTACTACGCGCTGGATGATGCAGAGCGCCAGGGGATTCTGGACCGTATCGCGGCGGAGAAAAAGAAAGGCAAGATCCAGGTCACCCGATTCAAGGGGCTGGGGGAAATGAACCCCTTGCAGCTGCGGGAAACCACCATGGATCCGAATACCCGCAGGCTGGTACAGCTCTATGTGGACGCCGGTGATGACTGCAATCAATTGCTCGACATGTTGCTGGCCAAGAAGCGCGCTGGTGATCGCAAGCAGTGGCTTGAGAACAAAGGCAATCTTGCCGAAGTGAGTTGA
- a CDS encoding DUF4136 domain-containing protein, with product MASLFHILRLNSLRFRGACIAALGLWLAGCAASNPVAVDYDPAFKFANLRSYYMLDPLASGPVSPFEIKRARQAIDNQLRGRYTPAESRDQADFLVRVQLMSSDKVAVYEDPFSLYGGYGYFGLGWRAPLRVREYTQSTLVVDVSSADDAPLWRGSLPSKAAGFDDPRRQLQRFNEEAALIIGRFPPYNDVGYD from the coding sequence ATGGCTTCACTGTTTCACATACTCCGACTTAACTCGCTCCGATTCCGCGGAGCCTGTATCGCCGCCCTGGGGCTCTGGCTTGCCGGCTGTGCAGCCTCTAATCCGGTGGCGGTGGATTACGATCCCGCGTTCAAATTCGCCAATCTACGCAGCTACTACATGCTCGACCCGCTCGCCAGTGGGCCGGTATCGCCATTCGAGATCAAACGTGCCCGTCAGGCGATCGACAACCAGTTGCGCGGCCGCTACACCCCTGCAGAAAGCCGTGATCAGGCCGACTTTCTGGTACGGGTCCAGCTGATGAGCAGCGACAAGGTGGCGGTCTACGAAGATCCTTTCAGTCTGTACGGCGGTTATGGTTATTTCGGGCTTGGTTGGCGCGCTCCCCTGCGGGTACGCGAGTACACCCAGTCCACTCTGGTGGTGGATGTTTCGTCGGCGGATGATGCCCCCCTGTGGCGCGGCAGTCTACCCTCCAAGGCGGCCGGTTTCGACGATCCGCGACGTCAGCTACAACGCTTCAATGAAGAGGCGGCACTGATCATTGGACGCTTCCCGCCTTATAACGATGTTGGTTACGACTGA
- a CDS encoding NPP1 family protein, which produces MKLKTFGLSFGLALLASIPALASDFAKLDQALPDSVDAVSIAPVFDFDGDGCYPSAGISRNGDINGGLKPSGSLDGSCSSTNFMDISNTVHRYACIDYGGASYCGHFYALYFEKDQLFEGIESGHRHDWEFAAVWTKNGNVTHGSYSYHRTVVTLDAAKIPTDDNGHMKFVYHKDGISTHALRLAKHNEVAENPYGVFVTPTITSWYELYGDGWNNEVMRTLLDNFDYGDANLPVNHNNFLNKLNTYKPDGYPDFTETSLTASNPGVEGRYLEYVNNASGLCLDIDAANMENGTNVLQWNCNDGNWQKWYYEESTGLIRSRHDPRYCLDNGGVYASNANIMIWTCNGGSSQRFTLNSNGSISVTAEPTQVIDGFGINAGDDVGTWSYTGGTNQHWLRQE; this is translated from the coding sequence ATGAAACTGAAGACCTTTGGCTTATCTTTCGGATTGGCGCTACTGGCGTCGATACCAGCACTGGCGAGCGATTTTGCCAAACTGGACCAGGCGCTGCCTGACTCCGTGGACGCCGTATCCATTGCCCCGGTGTTCGATTTTGACGGCGACGGCTGCTATCCCAGCGCCGGTATCAGCCGCAACGGCGACATCAACGGAGGCCTCAAGCCCAGCGGCAGCCTCGACGGCTCCTGCAGTTCCACCAACTTTATGGATATCTCCAACACCGTGCACCGCTATGCCTGTATCGACTACGGCGGTGCCAGCTATTGTGGGCACTTCTACGCACTCTATTTCGAAAAGGATCAGCTGTTCGAAGGTATTGAAAGCGGCCATCGCCACGACTGGGAGTTCGCTGCGGTATGGACAAAAAATGGCAACGTCACTCACGGCAGCTACAGCTACCACCGCACCGTGGTTACCCTGGACGCCGCGAAAATTCCGACGGATGACAACGGCCATATGAAGTTCGTCTATCACAAGGACGGAATATCGACCCACGCCCTGCGTTTGGCCAAGCACAACGAAGTGGCGGAAAACCCCTACGGTGTATTCGTTACCCCGACAATTACCAGCTGGTATGAATTGTACGGCGACGGCTGGAACAACGAAGTGATGCGCACCCTGCTGGACAACTTCGACTATGGCGACGCCAACCTGCCGGTCAACCACAATAACTTCTTGAACAAACTCAACACTTACAAGCCCGACGGTTACCCGGACTTTACCGAAACCAGCCTCACTGCATCCAATCCCGGAGTAGAAGGCCGGTACCTGGAGTATGTCAACAACGCCTCAGGCCTGTGTCTGGATATCGACGCCGCCAATATGGAGAACGGCACCAATGTATTGCAGTGGAATTGCAACGACGGCAACTGGCAGAAGTGGTATTACGAGGAGAGTACCGGACTGATCCGCAGCAGGCACGACCCCCGCTACTGCCTGGACAACGGCGGCGTCTATGCCAGCAACGCAAACATCATGATCTGGACCTGCAACGGCGGCAGTTCCCAGCGCTTTACTCTAAACAGTAACGGCTCCATCAGCGTGACCGCCGAACCCACCCAGGTTATCGATGGCTTCGGCATCAATGCCGGCGACGATGTGGGCACCTGGAGCTACACGGGCGGCACCAATCAACACTGGCTCCGGCAGGAATAG
- a CDS encoding PqiB family protein produces the protein MSEPQVDRESLPEGVARRSRGLSLVWLLPLIAALIAAWLLYRDFTQGDIHATILFSTGDGLVKGKTAVKYNGVEIGAVEDFQLKPDAVELGGADGVLAEVSFNRSASYLLTEGSKFWLVKPEVSLTGVRGLETLVSGNYIAVEPGSGEHKKHFIAVPEPPTHVRGDGLRVTLESPRLASVSRGSPVYYRQLEVGQVVNYRLAEDASKVEIDLFIQDEHAHLVHRGSRFWNTSGISIQGSISGVKVELESLASLIAGGVSFYTPKAQAHSPLAKDGAEFKLYESFAEADAGIPITLHFDRGVNLTPGSTQVIYQGIQVGEVSKVKANSNIDGMEVEVLMDPITDDLLSENTRFWLAPPTLDFTSGVNDLLKGNRIEVDLRSGKRSVRSFSAESRAPPKDPRVPGLHLRLTAKTSGSLQRGASVYFRHLEVGRVQGLELKPDGSGVEVYVVIQPAYAHLVSSSTRFWNVSGVRASASLRGIEVEADSLLSILRGGIAFDEGPYMVKNSTRASNGDSFPLYNSRDEALEEGINIYINLSGDEGLKVGSALRYRGLQVGEIDRMWLNRNLDGVRARARLYHRESHFARAGTRLWVVGPKVGLDGVAHLDTLVTGPFLELEPGEGDAQTEFTALPSKPEPDLADTMMRPGLTVILNAPRRGSLKRGSPVYYRQVQVGEVTGYQLGELADRVYIYVYIEAKFRTLVRERSVFWNASGVDVNFGLKTGLDVHTESTEALLAGGIAFATPNNPEMGLEVESGSHYPLYGEPKPEWLLWSPKIELYPALEDNFK, from the coding sequence ATGAGTGAACCGCAAGTGGATCGGGAGAGCCTGCCAGAGGGCGTGGCGCGCCGTAGCCGCGGCCTGTCCCTGGTGTGGTTGTTGCCCCTGATCGCCGCGCTGATCGCCGCCTGGCTGCTGTATCGCGATTTTACCCAGGGGGATATCCACGCCACGATTCTGTTCTCTACCGGGGATGGCCTGGTAAAAGGGAAGACTGCGGTTAAATACAACGGCGTGGAAATCGGCGCCGTAGAGGACTTTCAGCTCAAGCCTGACGCCGTGGAACTCGGCGGTGCTGATGGTGTTCTGGCGGAAGTGAGTTTCAACCGCAGTGCATCCTATCTGCTGACCGAAGGCAGCAAGTTCTGGCTGGTGAAGCCTGAAGTGTCCCTCACCGGTGTGCGCGGGCTCGAAACGCTGGTGTCGGGCAACTACATCGCAGTGGAGCCTGGCAGTGGCGAACACAAGAAGCATTTTATCGCCGTTCCCGAGCCACCAACCCACGTGCGTGGTGACGGGCTGCGGGTGACATTGGAGTCGCCCCGATTGGCATCGGTCAGCCGCGGTTCACCGGTGTATTACCGGCAGCTGGAAGTGGGGCAGGTGGTGAATTACCGCCTCGCGGAGGATGCCAGTAAGGTAGAGATCGACCTGTTTATCCAGGATGAACACGCGCATCTGGTACACCGCGGCAGCCGTTTCTGGAACACCTCCGGGATCTCTATTCAGGGCAGTATCAGCGGCGTCAAAGTAGAGCTGGAATCCCTCGCCTCACTGATCGCAGGTGGCGTCAGTTTCTATACGCCCAAGGCGCAGGCCCATTCGCCCCTGGCGAAAGACGGAGCGGAATTCAAACTCTATGAAAGCTTTGCCGAAGCGGACGCCGGCATCCCCATCACCCTGCATTTTGACCGTGGTGTGAACCTGACGCCCGGTTCCACCCAGGTGATCTACCAGGGGATTCAGGTAGGTGAGGTGAGTAAGGTCAAAGCCAACAGTAATATCGATGGCATGGAAGTCGAAGTGCTGATGGATCCGATCACCGACGACCTGTTGAGCGAAAACACCCGCTTCTGGCTGGCGCCGCCCACGCTGGATTTCACCTCCGGAGTCAATGATCTGCTCAAGGGGAATCGGATCGAAGTGGACCTGCGATCTGGCAAGCGGTCCGTGCGCAGCTTCAGCGCCGAATCCCGCGCGCCACCCAAGGATCCCCGTGTGCCGGGCTTGCATTTACGGTTGACCGCGAAAACCAGTGGTTCCCTGCAGCGTGGCGCCTCGGTGTATTTCCGCCATCTGGAAGTGGGCCGGGTCCAGGGGCTGGAACTGAAGCCGGATGGTTCAGGGGTTGAAGTCTACGTAGTGATTCAGCCGGCCTACGCGCATCTGGTGAGCAGCAGCACCCGTTTCTGGAACGTCAGTGGTGTGCGCGCCAGCGCCAGCCTGCGGGGCATCGAAGTGGAGGCGGATTCGCTACTGTCGATCCTGCGCGGTGGTATCGCCTTCGATGAAGGTCCTTACATGGTCAAGAATTCCACGCGAGCCTCCAACGGCGACAGTTTTCCGCTCTACAATTCTCGCGACGAGGCGCTGGAAGAGGGGATCAATATCTATATCAATCTGAGTGGCGACGAAGGGCTCAAAGTGGGCAGCGCCCTGCGCTATCGCGGCCTGCAGGTGGGCGAAATCGATCGTATGTGGTTGAACCGCAATCTGGATGGTGTGCGTGCCCGCGCCCGCCTGTACCATCGCGAGAGCCACTTCGCCCGTGCCGGTACGCGCTTGTGGGTGGTGGGGCCCAAGGTCGGACTCGATGGCGTGGCACATCTGGATACCCTGGTCACCGGGCCTTTCCTGGAGCTCGAGCCCGGCGAGGGCGATGCGCAGACGGAATTCACCGCACTGCCGTCCAAGCCCGAACCGGATCTGGCCGACACCATGATGCGCCCCGGGCTGACAGTGATTCTGAACGCGCCCCGGCGCGGTTCGCTGAAACGCGGCAGCCCTGTGTACTACCGCCAGGTACAGGTGGGGGAGGTCACGGGTTACCAGCTGGGGGAACTGGCGGACCGGGTTTATATCTATGTCTATATTGAAGCAAAATTCCGCACCCTGGTGCGGGAGCGCTCGGTGTTCTGGAATGCCAGCGGCGTAGATGTGAACTTCGGACTGAAAACCGGGCTCGATGTACATACGGAATCTACCGAAGCGCTGCTGGCGGGCGGTATCGCCTTTGCCACGCCCAACAATCCGGAGATGGGGCTTGAGGTGGAATCGGGCAGCCATTATCCACTCTACGGTGAGCCGAAACCCGAGTGGCTGCTGTGGAGTCCTAAAATAGAGTTATACCCGGCGCTTGAAGACAACTTCAAATAA
- a CDS encoding DUF4136 domain-containing protein, whose amino-acid sequence MRIHLAGLMALLLMLVGLAACTPTQVSTIEPAAGPVQFSTYAWGTEALTDVSGASSAQMVELDTELRDIVGGLLNNRGYVQVDNPANADMVVDYQVAVIEEQFASESAEESWNAQFDSNATRGVVELPSNTGAPRVTLSVGIGPLNGSPMWGGSATKLIAHPESANARQRLLSKTVGDLLEDLPPAR is encoded by the coding sequence ATGCGTATTCACTTGGCCGGTCTGATGGCCCTACTACTGATGTTGGTCGGCCTTGCCGCCTGTACCCCTACCCAGGTCAGCACCATCGAACCCGCCGCCGGACCGGTGCAGTTTTCCACCTATGCCTGGGGAACCGAGGCACTGACGGATGTCAGCGGCGCCTCGTCTGCGCAGATGGTCGAGCTGGACACGGAATTGCGGGATATTGTCGGTGGGTTACTCAATAACCGTGGCTATGTGCAGGTGGATAACCCGGCAAATGCCGATATGGTAGTGGATTATCAGGTCGCGGTGATCGAAGAACAGTTTGCCAGTGAGAGTGCAGAGGAAAGCTGGAATGCCCAGTTTGACAGCAACGCTACCCGCGGCGTCGTAGAATTGCCCTCAAACACTGGTGCGCCGCGGGTTACACTCTCGGTGGGCATTGGCCCCCTGAACGGATCTCCAATGTGGGGAGGCAGCGCCACCAAACTGATTGCACACCCCGAGAGTGCGAACGCACGGCAGCGGCTACTCTCAAAAACCGTCGGCGATCTGCTCGAAGACCTGCCGCCGGCGCGCTGA
- a CDS encoding NUDIX domain-containing protein: protein MSMDDKDLNPRFTRGAVDIVERKVAYDGFFKMHKLRLRHRLYRGGWSGEMERELFVRGNAVGVLLYDPTHQLIAMTEQFRVGALERDPGPWCLEIVAGMVEAGESLEEVARRELQEEAGLEVAELHYIRSYLPSPGGSSERMFLYCALADLRGIEGFFGLAAEHEDIRLRVLPAGEVFAALESGHAAIDNAASIISLQWLQLNRERLGQQVAQVSASD from the coding sequence ATGAGTATGGATGACAAGGATCTCAATCCCCGTTTTACCCGTGGGGCGGTGGATATCGTCGAGCGCAAAGTCGCCTATGACGGCTTCTTCAAAATGCACAAGCTGCGACTGCGCCATCGCCTGTATCGCGGCGGTTGGAGCGGCGAAATGGAGCGCGAGCTGTTTGTACGCGGCAATGCGGTAGGGGTCTTGCTGTACGATCCGACCCACCAGCTGATCGCGATGACCGAGCAGTTTCGTGTGGGGGCACTGGAGCGTGATCCGGGCCCATGGTGCCTGGAAATTGTCGCCGGCATGGTGGAAGCCGGTGAGAGCCTCGAGGAAGTTGCGCGTCGCGAATTGCAGGAAGAGGCCGGCCTCGAGGTTGCCGAACTGCACTATATCCGCAGTTATCTTCCCAGCCCCGGGGGTAGCAGCGAGCGAATGTTCCTGTATTGCGCACTGGCAGATCTGCGTGGTATCGAAGGGTTCTTCGGGCTTGCCGCGGAGCATGAAGATATCCGCTTGCGGGTACTGCCCGCAGGGGAGGTGTTTGCGGCACTGGAGAGCGGTCATGCCGCGATCGACAACGCTGCGTCTATCATCAGCCTGCAGTGGCTGCAGCTGAACCGCGAGCGGCTCGGTCAGCAAGTCGCACAGGTTTCGGCTTCCGACTGA
- a CDS encoding RNA polymerase sigma factor, with the protein MSERFEKNLVHNRDALRRFISSKVRDRQEVDDLVQETLARTLSSADRNRVKEPFAYAMQVAKTVVIDYWRKERGEPIGEDVVEIADEYCPMEKQSQHQRLRDLVGIVEAMPELRREVFIRRRLDGQTREEIASALGMSVEAVKKHITRAMADLAVGMEAKGWVD; encoded by the coding sequence ATGTCCGAAAGGTTTGAGAAAAACCTCGTTCACAACCGGGATGCATTGCGCCGCTTTATTTCTTCCAAGGTAAGAGATCGTCAGGAAGTGGACGACCTGGTACAGGAAACGCTGGCGAGAACGCTGAGCAGTGCTGACCGCAATCGTGTGAAGGAACCTTTCGCTTACGCTATGCAGGTGGCGAAAACCGTTGTGATTGACTACTGGCGCAAGGAGCGTGGAGAGCCCATTGGCGAAGACGTCGTGGAAATTGCTGATGAATACTGTCCCATGGAAAAGCAGTCGCAGCACCAGCGTCTCAGGGATCTGGTCGGTATTGTCGAAGCCATGCCGGAGTTACGGCGCGAAGTGTTTATACGCCGCCGGCTCGACGGGCAGACGAGGGAAGAAATTGCCAGCGCCCTGGGGATGAGTGTCGAGGCAGTGAAGAAACATATTACACGTGCGATGGCCGACCTGGCTGTGGGCATGGAAGCAAAAGGTTGGGTCGACTAA
- a CDS encoding FecR family protein, with product MNSKIGPLIWAQAADWCERRDELDAESRAALGDWLAADARHRRAYEFLCAEMDGEILQYSLEKVRERAGSPAAPGLRSVTGGGAGRAAHWLMGVAACLLIAALWLPQLPAWRQESQAPVVAFQESMTARGETGELHTADGSHLRLNGDTQLAYSMAGSERRVELRQGEVFFEVAPDPDRPFVITVGASRIEVVGTVFNVNRLGHQVQVNVYEGRVRVAAAGQRELTAGDAILVDGRRLEPVTHFDQSAGKADWMQNWLDVTEQPLKDVLLQLQRHSRRDIVLADILSAQEKVSGRFRLDQPRRSLELLADLQGLELREEDGRYLLSR from the coding sequence ATGAATTCAAAAATAGGGCCCCTTATTTGGGCACAGGCCGCCGATTGGTGTGAGCGGCGAGATGAGCTGGACGCGGAGAGCCGGGCGGCCCTTGGGGACTGGTTGGCAGCGGATGCCCGGCATCGTCGGGCCTATGAATTCCTGTGTGCTGAAATGGATGGAGAGATTCTTCAATATAGCCTGGAGAAGGTTAGGGAGCGGGCGGGGAGCCCGGCTGCGCCTGGACTTCGCTCCGTCACCGGTGGTGGTGCAGGTCGGGCTGCGCACTGGCTTATGGGGGTGGCTGCCTGCTTATTGATCGCGGCCCTGTGGCTGCCGCAACTGCCGGCTTGGAGGCAGGAATCGCAAGCGCCCGTTGTGGCCTTTCAGGAGAGCATGACTGCCAGAGGGGAAACGGGAGAGCTGCACACGGCTGACGGCTCGCATTTACGGCTCAATGGCGATACGCAGCTGGCATACAGTATGGCGGGAAGTGAACGGAGGGTGGAGCTGCGCCAGGGCGAGGTATTCTTTGAGGTGGCACCCGATCCGGACAGGCCCTTTGTCATTACGGTGGGTGCTTCGCGCATCGAGGTTGTGGGTACCGTTTTCAACGTGAATCGCCTCGGTCACCAGGTGCAGGTGAATGTCTATGAGGGGCGGGTGCGGGTTGCCGCCGCCGGTCAGCGGGAACTCACAGCGGGTGACGCCATCCTGGTAGACGGGCGCCGCCTGGAGCCTGTGACGCACTTCGATCAGTCTGCGGGCAAGGCGGACTGGATGCAGAACTGGCTGGATGTAACCGAGCAACCGCTGAAGGACGTATTGCTGCAACTCCAGCGCCATTCCCGGCGGGATATTGTCCTGGCCGATATCCTTTCCGCCCAGGAGAAGGTCTCCGGCCGTTTCCGGCTCGATCAGCCCCGGCGAAGTCTGGAATTGTTGGCCGATCTGCAGGGGCTCGAGTTGAGAGAGGAGGACGGGCGGTATCTCCTGTCTCGTTAG
- a CDS encoding DUF1249 domain-containing protein, whose product MSLTADSGRNRPQTEQKKQGTTQSSGRSGVQSIRGRRERYRVDLPNYHADCDANYLRLCKLMPRLAEKESWCYRMPDGTLEVAVVERSRYTTEVSLQASRGSERFDERKSWLAPPPITVRMYHDARMAEVVAVDGQGPVGGDGLNFRYPNPAMHNEDERQQVNRYLSEWLAHCLANGRAELDFKLGDR is encoded by the coding sequence ATGTCGCTAACGGCAGATTCGGGGCGTAACCGCCCGCAAACAGAACAAAAGAAGCAGGGAACCACCCAGTCGAGCGGCCGCTCTGGTGTTCAATCCATTCGCGGCCGGCGGGAGCGCTACCGGGTGGACCTGCCCAACTATCATGCGGATTGCGATGCCAACTATCTACGCCTGTGCAAGTTGATGCCGCGGCTGGCAGAAAAGGAAAGCTGGTGCTATCGGATGCCCGACGGCACGCTCGAGGTCGCGGTGGTAGAGCGCAGTCGCTACACCACCGAAGTCAGCCTGCAGGCATCCCGTGGTAGTGAGAGATTTGACGAACGCAAGAGCTGGCTGGCGCCGCCGCCGATCACGGTACGCATGTATCATGATGCGCGTATGGCCGAGGTGGTAGCCGTGGATGGCCAGGGGCCGGTGGGTGGTGATGGGCTCAATTTCCGTTACCCCAATCCGGCGATGCATAATGAAGATGAGCGCCAGCAGGTGAATCGATACCTGAGTGAATGGTTGGCGCACTGTCTGGCGAATGGACGCGCCGAATTGGATTTTAAATTGGGCGACCGGTAG
- a CDS encoding metallophosphoesterase translates to MSTQAATAAQRLIQITDPHIGGRPDYQLLGLDTGHTLNEVLAAITAEPRAAELMVVTGDVSANGSEDSYRRFLNKMQPVHPPWYWLPGNHDKPQRMDELAPRRRPEVIPVGNWRLLMLDTSVAGHICGGLDERELARLRQLIEDNADHPLMLLMHHQPVPVGSHWIDGHMLRTGREAFIDLVQGADNVRALTWGHVHQQFDSHLGHIGLHATPSTSVQFTPGSGPFSVDSEMPGYRWFELYDDGRYETGVERVQMAEYSVDLASSGY, encoded by the coding sequence GTGAGCACACAGGCAGCGACAGCGGCACAGCGATTGATTCAGATCACCGACCCCCATATTGGCGGTCGGCCTGATTACCAGTTGCTGGGCCTGGACACCGGCCACACCCTGAATGAGGTGCTGGCAGCGATCACCGCGGAGCCCCGTGCGGCGGAGCTGATGGTCGTCACCGGCGATGTTTCTGCCAACGGCAGCGAAGACTCCTATCGCCGATTCCTGAATAAAATGCAGCCGGTGCATCCACCCTGGTATTGGCTGCCGGGCAATCATGACAAGCCCCAGCGCATGGATGAACTTGCCCCGCGCCGTCGCCCGGAAGTCATCCCAGTGGGCAACTGGCGCTTGCTGATGCTGGATACCAGTGTTGCCGGACATATCTGCGGCGGCCTGGATGAGCGCGAGCTGGCGCGTTTACGGCAATTGATCGAGGACAACGCCGATCATCCGCTGATGTTGCTGATGCACCACCAACCGGTGCCAGTGGGCAGTCACTGGATCGATGGGCATATGCTGCGCACCGGGCGCGAGGCGTTTATCGATCTGGTACAGGGGGCGGATAACGTGCGGGCGCTCACCTGGGGGCATGTGCATCAGCAGTTCGATAGTCACCTCGGCCATATTGGTCTGCATGCAACACCCTCCACCTCGGTTCAGTTCACCCCCGGCAGTGGCCCCTTCTCGGTTGACAGTGAAATGCCCGGATACCGGTGGTTTGAGCTCTACGATGACGGTCGTTACGAAACCGGCGTCGAGCGGGTGCAGATGGCCGAATACAGCGTGGATCTCGCCTCGTCCGGATACTGA